The genome window CCACATGGATGCCATCCGCACCCTCCTCACCACCTACGGCGTCGATGACCCGACCGTTGGCAATGACATCGGCGTGTTTGAAAACGACGACCTGCAGGCGCTCTACGACCAACTGGTGGAAACCGGCAGCCTATCGTTGGCCGATGCCCTACTCGTCGGCGACGCCATCGAAGAAATCGACATCCTCGACCTGGAAGAACGCATTGCCGAAACCGACAAGGCCGACATCCTGCAGGTCTACGAAAACCTGCTGAAGGGTTCTGAGAACCACCTGCGGGCCTTCGTTTCCACTTATGAACGCCAGACAGGTGAAGACTACGAACCCCAGTATCTGGAGCAAGACGCTTACGACGCCATCATCAATGCGGATGCTGAAACTGGCGGCAATGGCCAGGGTGGCAGCAACAACGGTGGTGGTGGCAATAACGGTGGTGGAGGACGAGGCAAGTAACCCACACCCTTCTGACATAACCACGAACAAGGAGAACGGGAAGACTGCGAAAATTCAGCCTTCTCGTTCTCCGCAGGACTGGAAGGACAATCACTTAGAATTAACCTCCGGGACGTGGCCAGGACCACTTCATTTGCCGAAATTTTGGCGGCCGCCTTCCGGAGGTGAAAATATCTCACGCAACACGCTCTACGGGAAACCATTCTTATGCCTAAAAAAGCACGAACGAAACGACGTTTTAATAGCTGGTGGCTGATCATACCCTTGGTCATCATCGTAGCCGGCGCTTTTTATTACTTTCGATATTATGTCCCCTCCCAGGTAACCGAGGCAGCGCCAACGATGAAGACCGCCAAAGCGCGCACAGGTAACATCATCGTGAGTGCCAATGCCGCGGGTGTGATTGTGCCTGCTGAGGAGATGCAATTATCGTTCGGAAGCGCCGCCGGCCGTTTGACCGAATTATTGGTGGGTGTGGGTGATGCTGTCGAAGCAGGTGACATCCTGGCCCGTCTGGACGATAGTGATCAGCGCTTGGATGTAATGCAAGCCGAGGCGAATTTGGCCGCGGCGCAATTGAAACTGTCGGAGTTGAAGGAAGATGCTGACACCATCGCCCTGGCAGCTGCACAAGCCAACCTCTACGGCACCCGAGATAATCTCAACAATGTCAGGACGCCCGCCACTGATGCAGATATTGCCGCTGCTCGGGCTAATCTCGTTGCGGCGCAAAAAGCGCTTGTTGATTTGAAATCTGGCCTGACCACGGCGGAAGAGACGGTGTTGAGCGCCGAGTTGGAAAAGGCGACGATTGCAGTAAACAGAGCTCAGGAAGATTACGATGCCATTGCCTGGCGCAGCGATGTCGGCAAAACTCCACAGGCGCTGGCGCTGCAGCAAGCCACCATCGATCATGAAAAAGCCCTGGCTGCCTACCAGTTGGCCACGGCTCCGGCAGGTGCCGAGAGCATTGCCAATGCTGACGCCCGCGTGGCGGTGGCGCAGGCAGCTCTTGACAAATTGCTTACCCCTGCCGATAGCGAAGCGGTGGCGGCGGCTGAGGCAAAAGTAACGCAGGCAGAGGCTGAACTTCAACACTTACTCGATGGTGCAGATCCAGTGGATGTCGAGGCGGCGCAAATCGGTATCGACCAGGCGCTGGCCAATCTTGAAGCCGCAAAACTGGCCTTGAGCCGAACGGTGCTAAGCGCACCAATGTCTGGTGTTATCACGAGCAGTTCCGCCAGTGTCGGGGAAAACCTCACTGCAAGTCCGTTGCTTACCGTCACCGATCTCGATGACCTGCGCGTTGATCTTTTTGTGGATGAATCCGATACGGCACTGATCGCACCTGGCCATGTGGTGAACATCACCCTGCAGGCTGATGCCGAGACAACATTTTATGGCAAGATCGTCGAAGTTGATCCCACCCTGGTCACAGTGGATGGGGTTCCCGCCCTGCGCGCTCAAGCGACATTGGAAAATCCTCCCGCCTATGTTCGCCCCGGCATGAGCACGAACCTGGAAATCATCGCCGCAACGGCTGAAGGGGCGCTGCTTGTGCCGCTGGAAGCGCTGCGTGAACTCAGCCCTGGCAGCTACGCTGTCTTCGTGGTTGTAGATGGACAGCCGGTGATGCGAACAGTTGAGGTCGGGATTATGGACTTCGCCAATGCTGAAATCGTGAGTGGCCTGGAAAAGGGTGATGTTGTCAGCACCGGGGTCGTCGAGACCGAGTGAATCAGCCCACAACCCCAATTAACGGAGCTTCAGCGAAATGAGCCAACCCCTGATTGAGTTACGCAACATTTCCAAAGTATATGGATCGGGCGAGATAGCGGTTAGAGCCTTGCACGATGTGAATTTAACGATCGATACTGGTGAATTTGCCGCTATCATGGGCCCTTCAGGCTCAGGCAAATCCACATTGATGAATGTGCTCGGGGCGCTGGATCGTCCAACTGAAGGGCTTTATGTTCTGGATGGCGAGGATATCAGCGAATTGAACAAGGATGAACTGGCGCATATTCGTAATCGCAAGTTGGGTTTTGTTTTCCAAAGCTTCAATTTGCTTCCGCGCCTCAGTGCTTTCGATAACGTCATGCTTCCCCTACTGTATGACCCAGAGTTTATTTGGACAGATAGTGAGTTAGAGGAGCGAGTGATGGCGGCTCTGGAGTCTGTCGGTTTGGCAGATCGAGCTGATCACAGACCCAATGAGATGTCCGGTGGCCAGAAGCAGCGCGTCGCTATCGCCCGGGCGCTTATCGCCGAACCACCTTTGATCCTGGCAGATGAACCCACCGGCAACCTGGATACGCGCTCCAGTGAAGAAATCATGCAGATACTACACCGGCTACACGATAGCGGCCATACGATTGTCATGGTCACCCACGAGCCAGAGTTAGCAGCATATACGCAGCGGGTCATCTGCGTGCGGGATGGTGTGATCGTCTCTGATGACAAGCAGGGTAGTGGTTGCACCACACCCGTGGCGGCAGGGAGCGGACAATGAGTTTTTCTAGAACTTTGCGCACCGCTTTTTCGTCACTG of Chloroflexota bacterium contains these proteins:
- a CDS encoding efflux RND transporter periplasmic adaptor subunit — its product is MPKKARTKRRFNSWWLIIPLVIIVAGAFYYFRYYVPSQVTEAAPTMKTAKARTGNIIVSANAAGVIVPAEEMQLSFGSAAGRLTELLVGVGDAVEAGDILARLDDSDQRLDVMQAEANLAAAQLKLSELKEDADTIALAAAQANLYGTRDNLNNVRTPATDADIAAARANLVAAQKALVDLKSGLTTAEETVLSAELEKATIAVNRAQEDYDAIAWRSDVGKTPQALALQQATIDHEKALAAYQLATAPAGAESIANADARVAVAQAALDKLLTPADSEAVAAAEAKVTQAEAELQHLLDGADPVDVEAAQIGIDQALANLEAAKLALSRTVLSAPMSGVITSSSASVGENLTASPLLTVTDLDDLRVDLFVDESDTALIAPGHVVNITLQADAETTFYGKIVEVDPTLVTVDGVPALRAQATLENPPAYVRPGMSTNLEIIAATAEGALLVPLEALRELSPGSYAVFVVVDGQPVMRTVEVGIMDFANAEIVSGLEKGDVVSTGVVETE
- a CDS encoding DUF2202 domain-containing protein, which gives rise to MKTIKTLAFSFFAGLLALTIVTVSTPISAEAATEVAATTVVQAPADEITDQEALDLQFMVEEEKLARDVYLTLDEEWNFRIFQNIARAEQTHMDAIRTLLTTYGVDDPTVGNDIGVFENDDLQALYDQLVETGSLSLADALLVGDAIEEIDILDLEERIAETDKADILQVYENLLKGSENHLRAFVSTYERQTGEDYEPQYLEQDAYDAIINADAETGGNGQGGSNNGGGGNNGGGGRGK
- a CDS encoding ABC transporter ATP-binding protein, giving the protein MSQPLIELRNISKVYGSGEIAVRALHDVNLTIDTGEFAAIMGPSGSGKSTLMNVLGALDRPTEGLYVLDGEDISELNKDELAHIRNRKLGFVFQSFNLLPRLSAFDNVMLPLLYDPEFIWTDSELEERVMAALESVGLADRADHRPNEMSGGQKQRVAIARALIAEPPLILADEPTGNLDTRSSEEIMQILHRLHDSGHTIVMVTHEPELAAYTQRVICVRDGVIVSDDKQGSGCTTPVAAGSGQ